One window of the Halobacillus litoralis genome contains the following:
- a CDS encoding tetratricopeptide repeat protein, which translates to MEEIQKAIRQMEAHKTEDAIKTLTEYLPDADEEERFTIAELYIQWGMLEEAKMVLHELIQRYPKEQELKVMMAEIHIDLDEDDEAIELLNQFGPEDEDYLQALVQLADLYQAQGLYEVAEQKLLTAKRVEPNSSIIDFALGELAFSNGEYSKSIPYYENAMHHEPVIGDIEVATRLAEAYAANGEFEQALDFFQKVEEDNPDVMFRYGFVAFQANRNDIAIHVWEELIEKDPYFQSVYQHLAQAYDSEGMPQQALDMAKQGLAKDEFNKELYHLAGTLSHRQGNKEEGYQMMREAVALDPGYKEAVLFLIENFKQDENHDNIIELINELIALGEEDPNYLWELAQAYEEEERFKDAYEQYKQAYPALKEDTEFLKSYAYFLVEEGRMKEGQQVFEEYLAIDPTDTEIEDFVERLKEQ; encoded by the coding sequence ATGGAGGAAATACAAAAGGCCATCCGTCAAATGGAAGCCCATAAGACGGAAGACGCAATCAAAACTTTAACAGAATATCTACCCGATGCGGATGAAGAAGAGCGCTTTACCATTGCAGAGCTTTATATACAATGGGGGATGTTGGAAGAAGCGAAAATGGTTCTTCATGAACTCATCCAACGCTATCCGAAAGAACAGGAACTGAAAGTGATGATGGCAGAAATCCACATTGACTTGGATGAAGATGACGAGGCGATTGAATTGTTGAATCAGTTTGGTCCGGAAGACGAAGATTATTTGCAGGCACTTGTACAGCTTGCCGATCTTTACCAAGCACAAGGACTTTATGAAGTGGCTGAACAAAAATTGTTGACAGCTAAACGTGTGGAACCGAACTCTTCCATCATCGATTTCGCTTTAGGTGAATTGGCATTTTCAAACGGGGAGTACTCGAAGAGCATTCCATATTATGAGAATGCGATGCATCACGAACCGGTGATTGGTGATATTGAAGTGGCTACACGGTTGGCGGAAGCTTATGCAGCAAATGGAGAATTCGAACAAGCCTTGGACTTTTTCCAAAAAGTCGAAGAAGATAATCCAGATGTAATGTTCCGATATGGGTTTGTTGCATTTCAAGCTAACCGTAATGATATCGCGATTCATGTTTGGGAAGAACTGATTGAAAAGGATCCTTATTTCCAATCTGTCTATCAACACTTAGCTCAAGCCTATGATTCAGAGGGAATGCCCCAGCAGGCTTTGGATATGGCTAAGCAAGGGTTAGCAAAAGATGAGTTCAACAAGGAACTTTATCACCTTGCCGGAACTCTCTCTCATCGACAAGGTAACAAAGAAGAAGGTTATCAAATGATGAGGGAAGCTGTTGCGCTTGACCCTGGTTATAAAGAAGCTGTCCTGTTTTTGATTGAAAACTTCAAACAAGATGAAAATCATGATAATATCATCGAACTGATCAACGAACTGATCGCTCTAGGAGAAGAAGATCCGAATTACTTGTGGGAATTGGCTCAAGCTTATGAAGAAGAAGAGCGTTTCAAAGATGCATATGAACAATATAAACAAGCATACCCAGCATTGAAAGAAGACACTGAATTCCTGAAATCTTATGCCTATTTCTTAGTTGAAGAAGGAAGAATGAAAGAAGGCCAGCAAGTATTCGAAGAATATTTGGCCATTGATCCGACAGATACAGAAATCGAAGACTTCGTCGAGCGGCTTAAAGAACAATGA
- a CDS encoding ReoY family proteolytic degradation factor, whose protein sequence is MQTPISVDEKKDFVRWFLNHFQLKKRESVWILNYLMNHESLLSSVHFVQEVKFCPRGMEISAQGVSDPPFRFYKGQVMTNDAEKSFHDLRMNQGEPVYIQMNFENAQQCSKYALVLEENPYLPKDYYLNDRDKNEAERLLSVSLLQHSQKRIEDSIDEALVNGKREEFKELCTKLEKVKQDLNTFL, encoded by the coding sequence ATGCAAACACCAATTTCTGTGGATGAGAAAAAAGACTTTGTCCGCTGGTTTTTGAATCATTTTCAATTGAAAAAAAGGGAAAGTGTCTGGATTCTGAATTATTTGATGAATCATGAGTCGCTTTTATCAAGCGTTCATTTCGTTCAAGAAGTAAAGTTCTGCCCGCGGGGGATGGAAATCAGCGCCCAGGGAGTTTCTGATCCTCCTTTTCGGTTTTATAAAGGCCAAGTGATGACAAATGACGCTGAAAAATCGTTTCATGATTTAAGAATGAATCAAGGCGAGCCGGTTTATATTCAAATGAACTTCGAAAATGCCCAACAGTGTTCTAAATATGCTCTAGTTCTTGAAGAGAACCCTTACCTTCCAAAAGATTATTATCTGAATGACCGGGATAAAAATGAAGCGGAACGGTTGTTATCTGTAAGTTTATTACAGCACAGTCAAAAGCGAATTGAAGATTCCATCGATGAAGCACTCGTAAACGGAAAACGAGAAGAATTCAAGGAATTATGTACCAAACTTGAAAAAGTGAAACAGGATTTGAATACGTTTTTATGA
- a CDS encoding DUF2487 family protein produces MRWTKADTTQYLPEKQYIDTVLIPLVSFDPSADDEMVKHAFQRELNQVFSNLIEKEYRGRIFLAPDYNYLNGSNESEVERLNRWISKFQEQPFHHVFLFTFDSKWKRYESYLNGQLLWVPGLQSGNIQSTETQSFVKEQAHQINELIQSYW; encoded by the coding sequence ATGCGCTGGACAAAAGCAGATACTACACAATATCTACCAGAAAAACAATATATTGATACGGTTTTGATCCCTTTGGTCTCTTTCGATCCTTCAGCAGACGACGAGATGGTCAAGCACGCTTTCCAAAGGGAATTGAACCAGGTGTTTTCAAACCTTATAGAAAAAGAATACCGGGGCCGTATCTTCCTGGCTCCGGACTATAATTATCTGAATGGTTCAAATGAGAGCGAAGTCGAACGATTGAACCGATGGATCAGCAAATTTCAGGAGCAGCCTTTTCACCATGTTTTCCTATTCACTTTCGATAGTAAATGGAAAAGGTATGAGTCCTACCTGAATGGACAGCTTTTATGGGTCCCAGGACTTCAATCAGGCAACATTCAATCAACGGAAACCCAATCGTTCGTGAAGGAACAAGCCCATCAAATCAACGAATTGATTCAATCGTATTGGTAA
- a CDS encoding ubiquinol-cytochrome c reductase iron-sulfur subunit has translation MSDKKRVSRRQFLNYTLTGVGGFMAAGMLAPMVRFAIDPVLKTKEGGDFISVASVDEITNEPQRFEWTIDQVDAWYESEVQKTAWVYRNENDEIVALSPICTHLGCTVDWASNEEYPKEFFCPCHGGRYTKDGVNVPGTPPTAPLPMFEHKVEEGMLYLGEAQERGGA, from the coding sequence ATGAGCGATAAAAAACGAGTATCCCGTCGTCAATTTTTAAACTACACACTGACTGGTGTAGGCGGCTTTATGGCAGCCGGAATGCTGGCACCGATGGTTCGTTTTGCAATCGATCCTGTATTGAAAACGAAAGAAGGTGGAGATTTTATCTCCGTAGCTTCCGTTGATGAAATTACGAATGAACCACAACGTTTTGAATGGACGATCGATCAGGTCGATGCTTGGTATGAATCCGAAGTCCAAAAAACAGCGTGGGTGTACAGAAATGAGAATGATGAAATTGTAGCATTATCTCCGATTTGTACTCACTTAGGGTGTACAGTCGACTGGGCTTCTAATGAGGAGTATCCAAAAGAGTTTTTCTGTCCATGTCATGGTGGCCGGTACACGAAAGATGGAGTCAATGTACCAGGAACTCCACCGACGGCACCATTGCCGATGTTCGAACACAAAGTAGAAGAAGGCATGCTTTACTTAGGTGAAGCTCAAGAAAGAGGGGGGGCATAA
- the qcrB gene encoding menaquinol-cytochrome c reductase cytochrome b subunit, with translation MLQKIYDWVDERVDITPLWRDIADHEVPEHVNPAHHFSAFVYCFGGLTFFITVIQILSGMFLTMYYVPDIENAWKSVYYLQREVAYGQIVRGMHHWGASLVIVMLFLHTLRVFFQGAYKKPRELNWVIGVLLFFVMLGLGFTGYLLPWDNKAYFATQVGLEIAAATPFIGDQVRTLLAGDPSIVGAQTLTRFFAIHVFFLPAALFGLMAFHFVLIRKQGISGPL, from the coding sequence ATGCTTCAAAAGATTTATGATTGGGTGGATGAGCGTGTAGATATCACCCCGCTATGGCGTGATATTGCCGATCACGAAGTGCCGGAACATGTAAACCCAGCACACCACTTTTCAGCTTTTGTATATTGTTTTGGAGGATTGACGTTCTTTATCACCGTCATCCAAATTCTATCTGGTATGTTCTTGACCATGTATTATGTACCAGATATTGAGAACGCATGGAAATCCGTTTATTATTTGCAGCGTGAGGTCGCTTACGGCCAAATCGTTCGCGGTATGCACCACTGGGGCGCGAGTCTTGTCATCGTCATGTTGTTTCTACATACGTTGCGGGTATTTTTCCAAGGAGCTTATAAGAAACCTCGTGAGTTGAATTGGGTCATTGGGGTCCTGTTGTTCTTCGTCATGCTTGGTTTAGGCTTTACAGGGTACCTGCTGCCATGGGATAACAAAGCTTACTTCGCGACTCAAGTAGGTCTCGAAATCGCAGCTGCGACACCGTTTATCGGAGATCAAGTACGGACACTTCTTGCAGGAGACCCGTCAATTGTAGGGGCTCAAACACTTACACGTTTCTTTGCGATCCACGTGTTCTTCTTGCCGGCTGCACTGTTCGGGTTGATGGCTTTCCACTTTGTCTTGATCCGTAAACAAGGTATTTCCGGTCCACTATAA
- a CDS encoding menaquinol-cytochrome c reductase cytochrome b/c subunit, with protein sequence MHRGKGMKFVGDSRITAETKANLPKDYSEYPGRTEAFWPNFLLKEWLVGAVFLIGFLILTAAHPSPLEQQADPNNAGYIPLPDWYFLFLYQFLKYQFAGGEFIVLGAIVMPGLAFGALLLAPFLDRGPERRPHKRPIAVGLMLIGFIATFWLTYESVSHADYEMRAEKYGVNVEAVESTINKDHPGYALYEANCMSCHGDALQGQGNYPSLIDAEVSVEQVKDIAVNGIGEMPSGIFGGSDEELQQLAEFVAQAGSGEGSEGGSEEGSSGEGSGEGSEEGSSGEGSSESGEGSGSEE encoded by the coding sequence GTGCATAGAGGAAAAGGGATGAAATTCGTCGGTGATTCACGTATTACCGCCGAAACAAAAGCCAATTTACCAAAAGACTATTCTGAGTATCCAGGACGTACGGAAGCATTCTGGCCGAACTTCTTATTGAAAGAATGGCTCGTTGGTGCTGTATTCCTGATTGGATTCCTGATTTTGACTGCTGCTCACCCATCACCACTCGAGCAACAAGCTGATCCAAACAACGCAGGCTATATTCCGTTACCTGACTGGTACTTCTTATTCTTATACCAGTTTCTGAAATACCAATTTGCTGGTGGCGAGTTTATCGTTCTAGGTGCCATCGTCATGCCTGGTTTGGCTTTCGGTGCTCTATTGCTTGCACCATTCCTGGATCGAGGTCCGGAACGCCGCCCTCATAAACGTCCGATTGCTGTTGGTTTGATGCTGATAGGTTTTATTGCTACATTCTGGTTGACATATGAATCTGTATCTCATGCCGATTATGAAATGCGTGCGGAGAAGTATGGTGTGAATGTGGAAGCTGTCGAGTCAACAATCAATAAAGATCATCCTGGGTATGCTTTATATGAAGCAAACTGTATGAGCTGCCACGGGGATGCATTGCAAGGACAAGGGAACTACCCGTCATTGATTGACGCAGAAGTATCTGTCGAACAAGTTAAAGATATTGCTGTCAACGGAATCGGCGAGATGCCATCTGGAATATTCGGTGGCTCTGATGAAGAACTTCAACAATTAGCTGAGTTCGTCGCTCAGGCTGGTTCAGGTGAAGGTAGTGAAGGTGGATCTGAAGAAGGATCATCAGGTGAAGGGTCCGGAGAAGGATCTGAAGAAGGATCATCAGGTGAAGGATCTTCTGAATCCGGAGAAGGGTCTGGATCGGAAGAATAA
- a CDS encoding DUF1405 domain-containing protein produces MKSIIPYILTKRSFLLLLFVVNLFGTIYGYIWYESQLSVTEPIFLIFVPDSPTASMFFTIFLAFFIFGKNVPYIEALAVITLMKYGLWAVVMNGLTFLEYGSLPWTGYMLIISHGAMAVQGLLYAPYYAIRLRHIIVAAVWTLHNDVIDYVFEQMPVYPAIVEHMDQIGYFTFWLSILCIGTAYFLSEKFTGGSNPSSSLIDSK; encoded by the coding sequence ATGAAGAGCATTATCCCCTACATATTGACGAAGAGAAGTTTTTTATTATTATTATTTGTCGTGAACCTTTTTGGAACAATATATGGCTATATATGGTATGAATCACAATTATCTGTAACGGAACCGATCTTTCTGATCTTCGTCCCAGACAGTCCGACCGCAAGTATGTTCTTTACGATTTTTTTAGCTTTTTTTATTTTTGGTAAAAACGTGCCTTATATCGAGGCACTTGCTGTCATTACTCTGATGAAATATGGACTGTGGGCTGTGGTGATGAACGGGTTGACGTTCTTAGAATACGGCTCTTTGCCGTGGACAGGGTATATGCTTATTATTTCTCATGGTGCTATGGCTGTTCAGGGGCTTCTATATGCACCCTATTATGCGATACGTTTAAGACACATCATCGTTGCGGCTGTATGGACGCTGCATAATGATGTGATTGATTATGTTTTCGAACAAATGCCTGTTTATCCGGCAATCGTTGAACACATGGATCAAATCGGTTATTTCACTTTTTGGTTAAGTATTTTATGTATAGGGACAGCATATTTTCTATCTGAAAAATTTACAGGTGGGTCTAATCCCTCTTCATCTCTCATAGATTCTAAGTAA
- a CDS encoding zinc metallopeptidase: MSFILYFALIIIIPIWAQSKVKKTYKKYSKVPTSSSMSGAEVARKILDDNGLYNVAVEEVRGHLTDHYDPRSKVIRLSSEIYHGRSTAGAAVAAHEVGHAIQDAQDYAFLRFRSALVPVASFGSNISIFLIIGGMLLQMTGLLFVGIVFFAAAVLFQLITLPVEFDASNRAMSQLVSTGVIRNDEERKTKKVLNAAAMTYVAGALVALAELLRFIFMFMGMGEE; encoded by the coding sequence ATGAGTTTTATTCTTTATTTCGCCTTGATTATTATTATTCCGATCTGGGCTCAATCAAAAGTAAAAAAGACTTATAAAAAGTATTCAAAAGTTCCCACTTCCTCATCCATGTCCGGCGCTGAAGTGGCTAGAAAGATCTTAGATGATAATGGTCTATATAATGTAGCTGTCGAAGAAGTAAGAGGTCATTTGACTGATCACTATGACCCACGTTCCAAGGTGATTCGTTTATCCTCCGAAATTTACCACGGGCGATCTACAGCTGGTGCTGCTGTGGCGGCCCACGAGGTAGGGCATGCGATACAGGATGCCCAGGATTATGCATTCCTAAGGTTCCGTAGTGCTCTTGTACCGGTGGCCAGTTTTGGCTCTAATATCTCCATCTTTTTGATCATTGGTGGAATGCTGTTGCAAATGACCGGTCTGTTATTCGTAGGAATCGTCTTCTTCGCAGCAGCTGTGCTCTTCCAATTGATTACACTGCCTGTAGAATTCGATGCATCGAACAGGGCGATGAGTCAGCTCGTTTCTACAGGTGTCATCCGAAACGATGAAGAACGGAAAACGAAAAAAGTACTCAACGCTGCAGCTATGACATATGTAGCGGGAGCACTAGTAGCATTGGCAGAATTATTACGGTTCATCTTTATGTTTATGGGCATGGGTGAAGAGTAA
- a CDS encoding YitT family protein, translating into MKVFGLRVKNIILILIGSAIFSFGLVHFNIQNELGEGGFTGITLLLLYLFNWDPAVMNIVLNIPVLIIGWKILGRQTFLYSLIGIVAVSVFIKISQQYMIHFDLASDLTLAALFAGVFIGVGLGIIFRYGGTTGGVDIIARLVHKYMGWSMGRAMFVFDAIVIFISIITYLEYTKGMYTLVAVFVGARVIDFIQEGAYAARGTTIISEKSEEISKHVMEEMDRGVTILEGRGSFSGEKRDVLYCVIGKNEIVRLKSLVDHIDPHAFVAVSHVHDVMGEGFTLDENKNPLD; encoded by the coding sequence ATGAAGGTCTTTGGCTTACGGGTGAAAAACATCATATTAATACTTATCGGTTCTGCGATTTTTTCTTTTGGACTCGTCCACTTCAATATTCAAAATGAATTAGGCGAAGGTGGATTTACTGGTATTACTCTCTTGCTATTATACTTATTCAATTGGGATCCTGCTGTTATGAATATTGTGCTCAATATTCCTGTCCTCATTATAGGATGGAAAATCCTTGGCCGACAGACTTTTTTATATTCTTTGATCGGGATTGTAGCCGTATCTGTTTTCATTAAAATTTCCCAGCAGTATATGATCCACTTTGACTTAGCTTCCGATTTGACACTAGCTGCCCTATTCGCAGGTGTATTCATCGGCGTTGGACTCGGTATCATCTTCCGTTATGGGGGCACTACTGGTGGGGTGGATATCATTGCCCGGCTTGTGCATAAATACATGGGGTGGAGTATGGGGAGGGCTATGTTCGTCTTTGATGCAATTGTCATCTTCATATCTATCATTACCTATTTGGAATACACAAAAGGGATGTACACCCTTGTGGCCGTATTCGTCGGGGCAAGAGTCATCGATTTCATTCAAGAAGGAGCTTATGCAGCCAGAGGTACAACAATCATCTCTGAAAAAAGCGAAGAAATTTCGAAGCATGTCATGGAAGAAATGGATCGAGGTGTCACAATACTCGAAGGACGCGGTTCATTTTCTGGTGAAAAAAGAGACGTCCTCTATTGTGTAATTGGAAAAAATGAAATCGTCCGATTGAAAAGTCTCGTCGATCATATTGACCCCCACGCTTTTGTTGCTGTCAGCCATGTACACGACGTTATGGGTGAAGGTTTTACATTAGATGAAAACAAAAACCCATTGGATTAA
- a CDS encoding nucleotide pyrophosphohydrolase: MSYTTNDIQKRVDDYISQFKEGYFSPLSLQARLTEEVGELAREINHRYGEKPKKSTEKDKAIEEELGDIIFVLTCFSNSLDIDLSDAFEQSMGKIETRDKDRWTRKEGGEDDE; encoded by the coding sequence TTGAGCTATACGACAAACGATATACAGAAGAGAGTCGATGATTACATATCCCAATTTAAAGAAGGTTATTTCTCTCCTTTAAGCCTGCAGGCAAGATTGACTGAAGAAGTGGGAGAACTGGCGAGAGAAATCAATCATAGATATGGTGAAAAACCTAAGAAGTCCACAGAAAAAGATAAGGCCATAGAGGAAGAATTAGGTGATATCATTTTCGTATTGACATGCTTTTCCAATTCTCTGGATATCGATTTATCCGACGCATTTGAACAATCGATGGGTAAAATAGAAACGAGAGATAAAGATCGCTGGACAAGAAAAGAAGGAGGAGAAGATGATGAGTGA
- the dapB gene encoding 4-hydroxy-tetrahydrodipicolinate reductase, with protein MSEIKVIVAGPRGKMGSEALKMIEKQPALSLSACIDRKHEGRKVSDIDGLPPFDAVIYTDAEACLRQVDADVLIDLTTPENGYKHTKLALENGVRPVVGTTGFTREQLDELMQLSEEKKTGAVIAPNFAIGAVLMMQFAKWAAKHFPDVEIIEKHHDQKLDAPSGTAVKTAELIKEMREPHHQGHTDEKETLEGARGADVEGMKIHSMRLPGLVAHQEVIFGGLGETLTVKHDSIHRESFMSGVKLATEKVMDLDVLVYGLEYLLD; from the coding sequence ATGAGTGAGATAAAAGTGATTGTCGCAGGCCCGCGTGGTAAAATGGGCAGTGAGGCGTTGAAAATGATCGAAAAACAGCCTGCATTGTCTTTATCTGCTTGTATAGACCGCAAGCATGAGGGCAGGAAAGTTTCTGATATAGATGGCTTACCACCATTTGATGCAGTGATTTACACGGATGCAGAAGCATGCTTGAGGCAAGTGGATGCTGATGTTCTTATTGATTTGACCACTCCGGAGAATGGATATAAACATACGAAACTTGCACTTGAGAATGGGGTTCGTCCAGTGGTCGGTACAACTGGTTTTACCCGAGAGCAGCTGGATGAATTGATGCAATTGTCGGAAGAGAAAAAAACCGGGGCAGTTATTGCACCCAATTTTGCCATTGGAGCGGTGTTAATGATGCAATTCGCTAAATGGGCAGCCAAGCATTTCCCGGATGTTGAGATTATCGAAAAGCATCATGATCAAAAGTTGGATGCTCCCTCTGGCACAGCCGTTAAAACAGCTGAGTTGATCAAAGAAATGCGTGAGCCACATCATCAGGGGCATACAGATGAAAAAGAAACGCTCGAAGGTGCCCGTGGAGCAGATGTAGAAGGAATGAAAATACATAGTATGCGGCTGCCAGGACTTGTGGCTCACCAGGAAGTCATTTTCGGAGGGTTGGGAGAAACGCTCACTGTAAAACATGATTCCATTCACCGTGAATCATTTATGAGTGGGGTGAAGCTTGCAACTGAGAAAGTAATGGATCTGGATGTCCTTGTTTATGGTCTCGAATATTTACTTGACTAA
- the mgsA gene encoding methylglyoxal synthase: MNIALIAHDKKKKDIIQFAKSYHTILSKHQLFATGTTGKQISESSGLSITRYQSGPLGGDQQIGAKIAAEEMDMVIFFRDPLTAQPHEPDISALLRLCDVHQIPVATNLAGADIMIKALDHEDFEWRTIIEENRKQE; encoded by the coding sequence ATGAATATTGCACTGATTGCTCACGACAAAAAAAAGAAAGATATCATTCAATTTGCAAAAAGCTATCATACTATTTTATCCAAACACCAACTATTCGCTACAGGAACAACTGGAAAGCAAATATCTGAGTCTTCAGGCTTGTCTATAACCCGCTACCAATCCGGTCCGCTTGGGGGTGACCAGCAAATCGGTGCGAAAATTGCTGCTGAAGAAATGGACATGGTGATTTTTTTCCGCGATCCATTGACTGCTCAACCTCATGAGCCTGATATCAGTGCGCTTCTAAGACTGTGTGATGTGCACCAAATTCCTGTAGCGACCAACTTAGCTGGAGCAGATATCATGATCAAAGCTTTGGATCATGAAGATTTTGAATGGCGGACGATCATTGAAGAGAACAGAAAGCAGGAGTGA